From the Micromonospora echinofusca genome, the window GCACGCGGTGAAGCTGCGACCCGAGATGACGAGCGAGGCCCTCACCCGCCTGAAGCGGGCCCGGGGCCAGCTCAACGCGGTCATCGAGATGATGGAGACCGGCCAGGACTGCCGCGAGGCGCTGACCCAGCTCGCCGCCGTGTCGAAGGCGATCGACCGGGCCGGCTTCAAGATCATCGCCTCCGGAATGCGGCACTGCACCGCCGCCCGCGAGCGGGGCGACTCCCCGGAGATGACCGAGGAGGAGCTGGAGAAGCTCTTCCTCGCCCTCGCCTGACCATCGCCGAAAGAAACGCACCGCACACGTTGCGTGACAGCGACGTGTGCGGGTAGACAGAGTGCACGCGTCAGCACACCCGACGTGTGTCCGCCGCATACCCCCCGGGGTATTTGATCCCACAAGGAGTACGGCAATGGCAGTTGAGGTGTCCGTCATCGCGACGTCCTCGCTCGGCGACCGCAGCTACCTGGCCTCCGACGGCACGGTGGCGATCGTGGTCGACCCGCAGCGCGACATCGACCGGATCCTGTACCTGGCCGGCGAGAAGGGCGTACGCGTCACCCACGTGGTGGAGACCCACATCCACAACGACTACGTCTCCGGCGGTCTGGAGCTGGCCCGGCTGACCGGTGCCCGCTACCTCGTCGCCGCGGACGACGAGGTCGACTTCGACCGGACGCCGGTCGCCGACGGCGACACCGTGCCCGTCTCCGGCGCGCTGCGGCTGCGGGTGCTCGCCACCCCGGGACACACGTTCCACCACCTGTCGTACGTGCTCGACGAGGCCGACGACTCCGGCTGGCGCCCGGTCGGCGTCTTCACCGGCGGCTCACTGCTCTTCGGCACCACCGGGCGCACCGACCTGCTCGGCGAGCAGCACGCCCACGTACTCGCCCACCACCAGCACACCTCGGCCCGGCGCCTGGCCGACCTGCTGCCCGACGGCGCCGAGGTGTGGCCCACCCACGGCTTCGGCAGCTTCTGCTCCGCCAGCCAGTCCGACGCGCCCGAGTCGACCATCGGCCGGGAGAAACGGGCGAACCCCGTGCTGCGGCTGGCCGCCGACGACTTCGTCACCGAGACCCTCGCCGGGCTCGACGCCTACCCGGCGTACTACGCCCACATGGGCGTGGCGAACCTCGCCGGCCCGGCGCCGGTGGACCTCACCCCGGTCGCCCGGGCCGACGCCGCCGAGCTGCGGGAGCGGATCGCCGCCGGCCAGTGGGTCGTCGACCTGCGCCACCGCAAGGCGTATGCCACGTCGCACCTGGCGGGCACCGTCGCCCTCGGACTCGACGGCCCGATGTCGACCTGGCTCGGCTGGCTCATCGACTGGGGCGCACCGCTCACCCTGCTGGCGGAGACCGAGGAGCAGGTCGCCGACGCCCAGCGCGAACTGGTCCGCGTCGGCATCGACCGGCCGGCCGCCCAGGCCACCGGCGACCCCGACCGGTGGTCCACCGAGCCGGGGCAGCTCCGCGAGCTGCGCATGGCCGACTTTCCCGCGCTGGCCGCCGCCCGGGCCGGCGACACCCCGGCGGGGCTGCCCGCCCCGGACGTGGTGCTCGACGTCCGGATGACCAACGAGTGGACCGCCGGTCACGTCGAGGGCGCCGTGCACATCCCCCTGCCCGACCTGCCCGGGCGCCTCGCCGAGGTGCCCGCCGGCACCGTCTGGGTGCACTGCGGCTCCGGGTACCGGGCCACCGCCGCCGCCTCGCTGCTGGCCAACGCGGGCCGCGAGGTCGTCGTGATCGACGACAAGTTCGGCCGGGCCGAGGCCGCCGGGGTCGCCACGAGCCCCGGCGACGCCTGACCGACGCCGCACCGCCGGCCCCCTGCCGTACGGGCCGGGCCGCTACCGGTCGTCCGCACGGCGACGCGCGCCCGCCGCCGAACGGCGCCGATCGACGGCGGTCCGGCTCACCCAGCCCGCCCGCGGGCGAGCCGTCCCTGAACCAGGAGACATGACCACTTCACCGAACGCCCTGCCCGCCACCCTCGACGCCGCCACACTGCGCGAGCTGGTCGACTCCGGCCGCGCTCCCCGCATGCTGGACGTGCGCACCCTCACCGGCGCCGGCCTCACCTTCGCCGCCGTCACCGACACCCGCGCGCTGGGCATGCTGCTCGGCAGGCTCCCCTACGACCGGGGCGCGAGCTGCGACGTGGAGACCGTCGTCGGTCGGCTCGGAGACCACCCGACGCCCCGGCCCCTGCCGTGACCGGCAGCCTCGCGCTGACCGTCGCGCTGGCCGTCCTCATCGGGGTGAGCCTCGGCCTGCTCGGCGGCGGCGGGTCCATCCTCGCCGTGCCGCTGCTGGTCTACGTCGCCGATCTGCCGGCCCGGGAGGCGATCGCCACCTCGCTGCTCGTCGTCGGGGTGACCAGCGCCGTCGGCGCGCTGCCGCACGCGCGGGCCGGCCGGGTCCGGTGGCGCACCGGCCTGCTCTTCGGGGCCGCGGGCATGGCCGGCGCGTACGGCGGCGGGCGCCTCGCCGCGTTCGTCCCGGCGGCGGTCCTGCTCACCGGCTTCGCCCTGATGATGCTCGCCACCGCGACGGCCATGCTGCGGGGCCGGCGCGACGGCCCGGGGCGGCAGCGGCGTGAGCTGCCCGTGGCGCGGGTGCTCCTCGACGGCGTCGTGGTCGGACTGGTCACCGGGCTGGTCGGCGCGGGCGGCGGGTTCCTGGTGGTGCCGGCCCTCGCGCTGCTGGGCGGCCTGCCGATGCCGGTCGCGGTCGGCACCTCGCTCGTGGTCATCGCCATGAAGTCGTTCGCCGGGCTGGCCGGCTACCTGTCCACCGTCGCCATCGACTGGGGCCTGGCCGCCGCCGTCACCGGCGCCGCCGTGCTCGGCAGCCTCGCCGGCGGCCGACTCGCCGGGCAGGTCCCGGAGGACGTGCTGCGCCGGGCGTTCGGCTGGTTCGTGGCGGCGATGGGCGTCTTCGTGCTGGCCCAGCAGTTGCCCCAAGATCTGCGGGCGGACCCGCTGCTGTGGACCGTCGCCACGACCACGGTGGCGGTGGCAGTGGTGGTCGCCGGGGTGCGACGGATACGCCGGCGGCTCCCACCGCCACCGGCGTCGTCTGACTCCAATACGACTGGGAAACGACAGGACTCGATGTAGGAACTACGCTGGCGCTGGGTGGACGTTCGAGCAGGTAGTCGTCGGCCCGGGGCGCGCACGGCGCTCCCGATCCGCCCTGGGGTGAGCCCGATGCGACTGAAGGACGGGACGCCGTCATGAGCGCGTGGCGACCGGGTCCGTCACCACTGCGGCCCGCAGGCGCCACCGAACGCGAGCTGCGCCGGTTGGGCCGACGATACGCAGTCGTCATGCGCACCACGGCGCTGTGCTGTGTGAGCGGCGCCGCGTTGTTCCAGGCGACCCCCGACCGGCGCGCGCTGGTCGCGGGCGTGGCCACCGGGCTCGCCGCCTGGAGCGTGGTGTACGTCCGCTTCAGCTCCCGCGGGTGGCTACTGCCGGTGGACACGCTGGTGATCATGCTGCTGTGCCTGGCCCAGCGCTGGACCGTGCCGCCGGACGCGGCGGTGGACAGCACGAACTGGGTCCTCGCCGTCGTGACGGTAACGGCCATAGCGCACCAGTGGCTCACGACCGCGGCCGGCGGCGTACTGCTGACCATCGCGGTCGTGGTGGCGCATCTGGCCGGCAACGCCCTTGCCCTGCCCGAGACCTGGTCGGGCACCGTTTCACTCGGCCTGTGGACCTTCGCGGAGGCCGGCCTGTCCAGGGTGCTGTTCCTGCTCGTGCGGGCCGGAGCCCAGCAGGCTGACCGGACCGTCGCGGCGAGCGAACGGGCCCGGCGCGATGCCGCGGTCGCGGCCGCCCGACGTGCCGACGAACGGGAGCACCTGGCGATACTGCACGACACCGCGGCAGCCACCCTGCTCGCGGTCGGCACCCGCATGGTCGACGGCACCGAGCCGTGGCTGGCCGAGCAGGCCGCCCGCGACCTGGAGATCCTCGCCGCGCAGCCGCACTTCCCCGACGGCGACACGGACCTGGTACGGCTGCTGGACCAGGTGGCGCGGCACGCCCCGGTCGCGGTGGAGGTGCGCTTGCCGGCGGCCGTGCCGATGCCGGCGATCCGCGCCACGGCGATCAGCGCGGCGGCTCGGGAGGCGCTGACGAACGTGGCGCGCCATGCCGGCGTCGACACCGCCGTACTGGTGGTGGGGCGGGCCGGGGACCGGATCCTGGTGGAGATCTCCGACCAGGGCAGGGGCTTCGCGCCGGAGCGGGTACCGCCGCATCGGCGCGGGGTGTCGCAGTCCATAGCGCAACGCATGGCACGGGTCGGCGGACGAGCGATCGTGACGTCGCGTCCTGGCGCCGGCACCCGGATCTTCCTGGAGGTCCCGGATGGCTGAGCCGGTTTCCCACCTCATGGCGGGGAAGCTGCTGCGCGGCCTACGCCTGGCCACGCTGGCGATCACGGTCACCACGCTGTTCGGTTTCGCCCTGCCGTTGCTGGTCACGGGCTGGGAGACCTACAGCAGCCCGGCCCGGCAGGTGCTCGCCTTCACGATCCTCACTGTGGTCGCCGTCGTGGCCGGGGTGCGAATCCTGCGGGACGAGCCGCTCGGCCGGCCGCGCTGGGTGCTGGTGGCGGCGGTGATCGCGGCGGCGGCGCTGGCGACCACCGGAATTCCAGCCGCCGAACTCATGTCGGAAGAGGAATGGTCCTACGGCGTCATCGGCTGGTTCGGGATCCTGCTGCTGGTGGACCGCAGCGTCGTGGGTGCGGCCGTCTTCCTCGGCGCGTACACGGTCGCGAGCTTCGCGCAGTTGGCGCTGGTCGGGCAGGGGCACGAGACCGCCGACCTGGTGGTCGTCACCGCGATCATGTTCGGTTGCGAGCTGCCGGTCCTGGCCGGCGCCATGGCGCTGCGCAGTCTCGTGGCCGCCTCGTCAGCCGCCACCGCCGACGCGGAGCGGGTGCGGACTGCCGAGGTCGTCGCGGAGCACCTGCATGCCGACCGCCGGCTGAGATACGCGGACCTCGCCACCACGTCCATACCGCTGCTGGCCGACCTGACGACCGGTTCGGTGGACCTGGGCGACGAGCGGGCCCGCAGCGCCTACGCCGTGGCGGCGGCACGGTTACGCCGTCTGTTCGCCGAACATGACGAGGTGGCCGATCCGCTGTTGCACGAACTGCGCGCCTGCCTGGATCTGGCGGAACGCCACGGAGTCGCGATCTACCTCGGGACGTGCGGGGAACGGCCGACACCACCACTGGCGGTGCGTCGCGCGTTGACCGAGCCCGCGTTGCGCATCATGCCGAACGTCACCTCCGAGGTACGGGTCACGGTGCTCGGGTCGGCGACCGGCGTCACGGTGAGTCTCCTCGCCGACGCCGATGCCAGCGAGCCCGCCGACAGCGATCCGGCAGGCGCCGCCGTCCACAGCGGGGTGACCGTCACCCGACTCGTACACGGTTCGAAGGTGTGGGTGGAGGCCACATGGCAACCACAGGGTTGAACACGGTGGTGGTCATCGACGACCACCCGGCGATCATCTCCGGGATCGAGGCGTGGTGCGGCGCGGCCGAACCGCCGGTCCAGGTCGTCGATTCCGGCAGGACACCGGCGGTGGCCTGGACGGATCCAGGCCTGTCCGCCGACGTCATCGTGTTCGACCTGCTGCTCAACGGGCAGGTCCCGGCGTACCCCGACCTGCGGCGGCTCGTCGACGCCGGCCGTCGGGTGATCGTCTACACCATGCGAGAGGACCGCGACACCATCCTCACCTGTCTCGACCTCGGCGCACTCACCTGTCTCGCCAAGACGGAGGGACCCGGTCACCTGGTCCCCGCGATCCACGCGGCCGGCCAGAACCTGCCCTACACCTCCCCGTCCATGGCCCGCGCCATCAGCACGGACGCCCGGCCCGACCGGCCACGACTCACGCCGAGGGAGGTCGACGTGCTGGTCAGCTGGTTCGCCTGTGAGTCCAAGGAGATGGTGGCCCGCAAGCTCGGCCTGTCCGTGCGTACGGTGAACAGCTACATCGACCGGGTCCGCATCCGCTATGCGAACGCCGGACGTCCGGCCTCCACCAAGGCGGCGCTGGTCGCCCGGGCCATTCAGGACGGCCTGGTCCGGCTGGACGAGTTGTAGCGAAACCGACCCGGTTCGTGGGTCGAACGACCGTCACGGCGTCCCTGTGCCCAGCCCTAGCCTGGGCACAGGGACAAGGGAAACGACGCCAGGGTCCCTGATCGAAAGAATGGGTCGTGGGCACGGCGAAGCGGGCCGCCGCAAAGACCGGACCAACCGGTCGGGAGGATTCACCCGTCCGGCATCGGCACGTCGGAATTGGCATTCGCCCCCGTCAGCGCCTACGACCTGTCGTCACCCAATCGGTACGCGCCGGAAGGTGGTACGTGAAGAGACCACGCGCAGCCCGGCGACAGATCACAGGAGGAAGACATGACCGCAACGAGAACCACCCGTCGCGCGTGGCAGGCATTCGGGGCGCTGATGTCCGCGCTGGTCCTGGTCGTGGGGGCATTCAGCGCACCCGTGCAGGCCCACAGTACCGACGACTGGACCGCCGTCAGCGGTCCGGGCACCAGCAATTGCCGCTACCCCGACAGCAGCCGGACCGGGGTCTATGCGGACTTCGACATCTGCTGGTCCGGCTCAACCGTCTGGGTGAGAGCCTTTGCCATGGACACCGTGGACGGGGATGGCTGGTGCGGCATTGCCCAGATCAGCTACCTGATCGACTCGAACCGCAACGGCGTCTACGAAGACCACCGACACGTGCGGTCCACGGAAACCGACTGCAACGCACCTTTCGGCGACCTGTCGGGATGGTACAGGTCGAACTATCCGACCACCCAACTCTGGGGCCGGGCCTGCGTCGGTTACAGCAATGGGGATTCCTACGCGTGTGACAGTTGGCGCTGACCCGGCTGACATCTCAGGCTTAGACGTCCTCACACAGCACGACAGATTGTGGCAGCTGCGCCCTCGCGGAGCCTCCCGGGGTCAGGCTCCGTTTTCCACCGTCCTGGCGGAGAACGGAGCCTGATTCGTCTGTCCCCCGGGTGTCACCGCACTTCTCAGGGGCGCAGGATCAGCCGGATCGGGTTGCCCTGCTTGGTCTGCACCCGGCGCACCGCCTCCTGGGCGTCGGCCAGCGGCAGCACGTCGCTGATCGACGCCGCCAGGTCGAGTCGCCCCTGCCGGGCCAGCGACACCAACTGCTCGACGTGCTCGCCCTCCGAGCCGTAGTGGCCGAGCACCGCCTGCTGGAAGTAGGTGAACGGGCTGTCCGACGCGATCGTCACCGGCTTGTTGGCGATGCCCGCGAGCACCAGCCGGCCCCGGCGGCCCAACACGGTCAGCGCCTGCTCGCGCACGGCGGTGACGCCGGCGAAGTCGAACGCCACGTCCAGCCCTCGCCCGCCCGTCAGGTCCAGCACGGCGTCGCGGAAGGCGGGGTCGGCCGGGTCGAGCACCGCGTCGGCCCCCAGGGCCACCGCCCGCTCGCGCGCCGCCGCCAGTGGCTCCACGGCGATCACCGGGGCCGCGCCGACCAGGCGGAGCAACTGCACGGCGTGCGCGCCCAGCCCACCCACGCCCCACACCCCGACCGCCTCGCCGGGGCGGGTACGCGCGGTGTCCGTCACCGCCGCCCAGGGGGTGGAGACCGCGTCGGGTATGACGCAGGCCTGCTCGAAGGGGAGGTCGTCCGGGATCGGCACCACGGTGCTCTCGCTGGCCACGGCGTACTCGGCCCAGCCGCCGTCGTAGTCCACGCCCCGGGTCAGCACGGTGCCGCGCCGGTCCCGCTCCCCCGCCTGGAGCAGCACCCGCTGACCGGGCTCCCAGCCCTCGACGTCGTCGCCGAACGCGTCGACGACCCCGGCCACCTCGTGCCCGAGGGTCACCACGTCGCCGGGCAGGTACAGCGGCGTGAGGGTGCCGTCGATCAGGTGCACGTCGGAGAGGCAGACCCCGGCCGCCTCGACCCTGATCCGCACCTGCCCGTCCCGCGGTTCGGGCACCGGCACCGACTCCATCCGCAACGCCCGCTCCGCCAGGTGCAGCCGTCCGGCCAGCATGTCCGCCACCGCGTCCTCCCTGTCCGGCCCCCGTCGGCGGCCCTCGACGGGCACGCATACCCGCCCGGGCGGCAGGAATGCGCGTGCCGGCCGCCGGGACCCGAGGTGCCGGCGGGTAGCATCCGGGCCCGTGGGCGTGCGATTCGAGGAACTGGCCTGGCGGGAGACCCCGATCGGCCTCATCAGCCTGCGTCGGCGCCGCGACCCGCAGCTCGACGTCGAGGTGTACGAGGTCAAGCTCGACGACGAGTTCCTGATGTCGAGCCTCTTCCCCGTGGCGGAGATCGAGCTGGCCCGGCTGGGCCTGGCGCCCCTGTCCGGGCAGGGCCTCGACGTGGTCGTCGGCGGCCTCGGCCTCGGCTACACCGCCCGCACCGCGCTCTCCGACGAGCGGGTCGGCTCGCTGCTGGTGGTGGAGGCGATCGAGGACGTCATCGACTGGCACCGGCGCGAACTGCTCCCCTTCGCCGCCGGGCTGGCCGCCGATCCCCGTACCCGGTTCGTGCGGGCCGACTTCTTCGCCGCGGTCGCCGACGGCAGCGGGTTCGACCCGCGGGAGCCGGGGCGGCGGTTCCACGCCGTGCTGCTCGACGTCGACCACTCGCCGCGCAACGTGCTGCACCCGAGCCACGCCAGCTTCTACACCCCCGACGGACTGCGCCGGCTCGCCGCCCACCTGCACCCGGACGGGGTGTTCGCCCTCTGGTCGGACGACCCGCCCGATCCCGACTTCGAGGCGGCGCTGAGCGAGGTGTTCCGCACCGCGCGGGCGCACGTCGTCCCGTTCGCCAACCCGCTGACCGGGGGGCGCTCGGCCAACACCGTCTACGTCGCCCAGCGCTGACGCCGGCAGCTGCCTGCTGGGCGAGCACCGCGGGAACCGGACGGCCCCGCCGATCCACCTGGCGCCCCGCCAAGCCGAGGCACCGGCAACTCGCCGAACTCAACGACCGCCCGCCGCAGGCTGATCCGGACCGGCGCTTCCGCATGGGCAACGCCCGTCCGCTGCCCCTGACCACCCTCCCGGGCCCTTCCCGCCGACCTCGACCCGAGATCTTGGGCACTTGCCGTTACCCGGGGACGGAAACTGTCCAAGATCTGCCCTGCCGGCCGCCGCGATCGAGGTCTGGTGCCTTCCCGCCTGGCCGGGCCCGCACTCGGTGGGCACCGCAGGGAACCGGGGGGGGAGGCCGCGCTGCCACCGGCGTGGCGCGCCGAGGAATTCGCCGGCCGCGGCGGCATGGCCGGGTGCGGGCCGGGAAGGCGGGCGGGTGGGCCGCGACCTCGCGGCGGGAGTCACGGGAGGTGGCACATGCGGACGTTGCTCTGGGTCGTCGGCGTCGTCGCGGGCGCGCTCGTCCTGCTCGGACTGCTGCTGGAGGCGGTCCGCTGGCTGGTGATCATCGGTGCGGTCACGCTGGCCGTGGTCATCGTGCTGGCGGTCATCAAGGGCCGACAGGCGATCCGCCATTCCGCCGGGCAGCGCTGACGTCGAACGCGGCGGCCAGTTCCTCGTCGTAGGTGGCGATCGGACGTCCGTCGGCGGCGTAGGCGACGAGCCGGCCGTGGGCTATGGTCGCCGGCCGGAACGAGAACGTCCGGGGTCCCGGGTGTGGCGCCAGCAGCGGGATGACGCGGGGCGCGCCGCCGGGGGCGGAGTGGCACTCGAGCCGGGCCACCGCAGGCGAGACGACCCCGTTGACTTGGACCTTGGTGCGCTCCCTGCGGACGCCGAACGTCACGGGAGCGTCCGTGCCGTACGCGGCGCACTCCAGCGCGCCCCGGCAGACGAAGAAGTAGCACGGATCGCCCGCATCGGGGAGCGCGTACGCCTTGAAGGTCGGATCGGCGCCGGCCGGCAGCGGCTGCACGGCGAAGAACGCGACGGCCAGCGCGGCGGTGGTGCCCAGCCACAGCCAGCCGCGCGCCGCCGGTCCGCGCCGGCCACCGCCAGCGCCGCCCCGCCGAAGCCGGCGAGGCAGAGCGCGCCGACGCCGAGCGCCCGGGCGTTCTCGAGCAGGAACTGCGTCCCGGAGGTGGGCGAGACCGGCCTGAGCGCCACCCCCCAGCGACACCACCATGGTCACCAGCAGGGCAGCCCCGGCCACACCGTCGGCACCGATCAGCAGCATCGCCGCCAGCACCGGCCAGATCTGGTGGTGCGTCCAGGACACCGGGGACGCGGCGACGGTCGCGCAGCCGACGAGCACGGCGGCGTGACCGGGCCGCCCGTGCGCCGCCAGGTGCCGGGCCCGCAGCAGGGCCACCGCGCAGACGACGGCCACGAGGGTCGCCCAGAGCAGCGGCAACGACGCCGGGTCGAGGCCGAGGCGCAGCAGCATCCCGCTCCCTGCGGAGTCTGCGGCCGGCACGGCCGGCCGGGGGTACCTCGACCGCTACCTACGCGACCGTAGGTTACCGTGTGGTAGGACAATGGACGTACGTCGGAGGAGTGAGATGGACCTGAGCGCGGAGCGACCCTGGCTGCGCAGCTACGCCCCGGGCGTGCCGGCCACCGTCACGCCGTCCGACGAGTCGCTGGTCGACCTGCTGCGCGACGCCGCCCGCCGGTTCGGCCCCCGGGTCGCGCTGGACTTCTTCGGCGCCACCACCACGTACGCCGACCTGGACGACCAGGTGGGCCGGGCGGCCGAGGCGCTGCGCCGCCTCGGCGTCGGCCGGGGCGACCGGGTGGCGCTGGTGTTGCCCAACTGCCCGCAGCACGTGGTCGCGTTCTACGCCGTGCTGCGGCTCGGCGCGGTGGTGGTGGAGCACAACCCGCTCTACACCCCGCAGGAACTCACCCACCAGCTCGCCGACCACGGCGCCCGGGTCGCGGTGGTCTGGGACAAGGTCGCTCCCTCGGTGCGGGGGGCCGTCGGCGCGACGGCCGTCGAGACGGTGCTCGCGGTGGACCTGACCCGGGCGCTGCCCCGGCGCAAGCGCTGGGCGCTGCGGCTGCCGCTGGCCCGCGCGCGGGCCACCCGCGCGGCGATGACCGGGCCCGCGCCCGGAGCGCTGTCCTGGGAGCGGCTGGTGGCCGAGGCCGGCCCGCTGGCCGCCGCGCACCCCGCCCCCGGGCCGGACGACACGGCGCTGTTGCAGTACACGGGCGGCACCACCGGCACCCCGAAGGGCGCGATCCTGACCCACCGGAACCTGCGGACCAACGCGGCGCAGGGCCGCGCCTGGGTGCCCGGCCTGCGCGACGGCGAGGAGACGGTGTACGCGGTCCTACCGCTGTTCCACGCGTACGGGCTGACGCTCTGCCTCACCTTCTCGGTGGGCATCGGCGCCACGCTGGTGCTCTTCCCCCGCTTCGACCTCGACCAGACGCTGGACGCGGTGCGCCGCCGTCCGCCGACCTTCCTGCCCGCCGTCCCGCCGATCTACGAGAAGCTGGCCACGACCGCCCGGGAGCGCGGTGTCGACCTCTCCTCGGCCCGGTACGCCATCTCCGGCGCCATGGCACTGCCCCCGGCGACGGTCGAGCTGTGGGAGTCGGTCACCGGCGGGCTGCTCGTCGAGGGCTACGGCATGACCGAGACCTCGCCGGTCGCGCTCGGCAACCCGGTCTCCCCCGCCCGCCGGCCGGGCACCGTCGGCGTGCCGTTCCCGTCCACCGACATCCGCATCGTCGACCCGGAGGACCCGTCGCGCGAGCGCGCCCCGGGCGAGGCGGGCGAGCTGCTGATCCGGGGGCCGCAGGTGTTCGCCGGCTACTGGAACCGCCCGGCGGAGACGGCGGCGGCGCTGCTGCCCGACGGCTGGCTGCGCACGGGGGACGTCGTGGTGGCCGACGCCGACGGCTTCGTCAGCGTGGTCGACCGGATCAAGGAGCTGATCATCACCGGCGGGTTCAACGTCTACCCGTCGGAGGTGGAGGACGCGCTGCGCCGCGTACCAGGCATCCGCGACGCCGCGGTGGTCGGCCTGCCGGGCGCGCACGGCGAGGAGGTGGTGGCGGCGGTCGTCGCCGACGAGGGCGCCGAGCCCGACGAGGCGGGCGTCCGGGCGGCGTGCCGGCAGCACCTGGCCGGATACAAGGTCCCCCGCCGCGTGGTCGTCGTCGAGGACCTGCCCCGCTCCCAGATCGGCAAGATCCTGCGCCGCGAGGTCCGCGACCGGCTGCTCGCCGACGGCTGAGACCGCTCCGCTCGCGCGGCGGGGCGAACGAACCGGCCGGCGGGACCCCGGCTCCAACGGCGCCGGCCGGCGGGACCCCAGCTCGACCGGCGCCGGCCAGCGGGACCCCGCTCGACCGGCACGGGTCACCGGCCCTCGCTCGGGCGCGGCCGGACCGCCGCACCCCTCAGGCGACGGGCGGGCCGGCCCGCAGGATGCGCCGGGCCCGGCGGCGGTCGAGCCAGCGCGGCTCGGGCGGGTCCGTCGGATCGCCGCCGAGACCGAGCTCCAGCAGGATCTGCACCCAGAAGCCGGCCGCGCTGAGCAGGTTGCGGGCGCGGCCCGGCTCCGGTGCCCCCGGCGGCAACACGACCTGCGCCCAGCGCCAGGCCACCCAGGCCACCTCCCGGTCCGGGTGGTGGCGTCCGGAGCGGCTGAGCAGCCGGACCTCGCGCCGGGCGGGCGCCGGCACCCGCCACCAGCGGCGCAGGATCTCCAGTCGCTCCTCGGCGCCGTCGGCGGACGGTGGGACGGACACGTCACCGGGGTTCATGCCTGGCAAGGATAGGCAGGCGGCGCACGCCGTCAGAACCAGTCGTCGCGCATCTCCAGCGTGGTCCGGTCGAGGCTGTCCAGCAGGTCGAACTGCGCCGCCGTGCGGGGCAACTCGTGCCGGAAGAAGAACCGGGCCGCCTGCCGCTTGCCGGCGTGCAGGTCGGCGTCCGGGCCGTCGCCGGGGCCGCCGGCCGCCTCCACCACGAGGAGCTGCTCCAACCACATCCAGGCGATCACCACGTGGCCCACCGCCTCCAGGTAGACGCTCGCGTTGGCCAGCGCCACCTCCGGATCGCCGGTGCCCCACAGCCGCCGGGTGACCAGGGAGACCCGGTCGAGGGCGGCGCCGAGCGCGGCGGCCAGCTCGGCGGCCTCGCCGCCGGCCTTCCACGCGCGGGTGGTCGTGGCCCGGACCGTCTCCACCAGCAGCGCCAGCCCGGCCCCGCCGCGCATGGTGACCTTGCGGCCGAGCAGGTCCAGCGCCTGGATGCCGTGGGTGCCCTCGTGGATCGGGTTGAGCCGGTTGTCGCGCCAGTGCTGCTCGACGTCGTAGTCCCGCGTGTAGCCGGCGCCGCCGTGCACCTGGATGGCCAGGTCGTTGGCGGCCAGGCACCACTGCGAGGGCCAGCTCTTCGCGATCGGGGTGAGCACGTCCAGCAGCAGGCGGGCCCGCTCCCGGT encodes:
- a CDS encoding metal-sensitive transcriptional regulator; amino-acid sequence: MKLRPEMTSEALTRLKRARGQLNAVIEMMETGQDCREALTQLAAVSKAIDRAGFKIIASGMRHCTAARERGDSPEMTEEELEKLFLALA
- a CDS encoding MBL fold metallo-hydrolase encodes the protein MAVEVSVIATSSLGDRSYLASDGTVAIVVDPQRDIDRILYLAGEKGVRVTHVVETHIHNDYVSGGLELARLTGARYLVAADDEVDFDRTPVADGDTVPVSGALRLRVLATPGHTFHHLSYVLDEADDSGWRPVGVFTGGSLLFGTTGRTDLLGEQHAHVLAHHQHTSARRLADLLPDGAEVWPTHGFGSFCSASQSDAPESTIGREKRANPVLRLAADDFVTETLAGLDAYPAYYAHMGVANLAGPAPVDLTPVARADAAELRERIAAGQWVVDLRHRKAYATSHLAGTVALGLDGPMSTWLGWLIDWGAPLTLLAETEEQVADAQRELVRVGIDRPAAQATGDPDRWSTEPGQLRELRMADFPALAAARAGDTPAGLPAPDVVLDVRMTNEWTAGHVEGAVHIPLPDLPGRLAEVPAGTVWVHCGSGYRATAAASLLANAGREVVVIDDKFGRAEAAGVATSPGDA
- a CDS encoding sulfite exporter TauE/SafE family protein, whose protein sequence is MTGSLALTVALAVLIGVSLGLLGGGGSILAVPLLVYVADLPAREAIATSLLVVGVTSAVGALPHARAGRVRWRTGLLFGAAGMAGAYGGGRLAAFVPAAVLLTGFALMMLATATAMLRGRRDGPGRQRRELPVARVLLDGVVVGLVTGLVGAGGGFLVVPALALLGGLPMPVAVGTSLVVIAMKSFAGLAGYLSTVAIDWGLAAAVTGAAVLGSLAGGRLAGQVPEDVLRRAFGWFVAAMGVFVLAQQLPQDLRADPLLWTVATTTVAVAVVVAGVRRIRRRLPPPPASSDSNTTGKRQDSM
- a CDS encoding sensor histidine kinase; this translates as MRTTALCCVSGAALFQATPDRRALVAGVATGLAAWSVVYVRFSSRGWLLPVDTLVIMLLCLAQRWTVPPDAAVDSTNWVLAVVTVTAIAHQWLTTAAGGVLLTIAVVVAHLAGNALALPETWSGTVSLGLWTFAEAGLSRVLFLLVRAGAQQADRTVAASERARRDAAVAAARRADEREHLAILHDTAAATLLAVGTRMVDGTEPWLAEQAARDLEILAAQPHFPDGDTDLVRLLDQVARHAPVAVEVRLPAAVPMPAIRATAISAAAREALTNVARHAGVDTAVLVVGRAGDRILVEISDQGRGFAPERVPPHRRGVSQSIAQRMARVGGRAIVTSRPGAGTRIFLEVPDG
- a CDS encoding response regulator transcription factor; this translates as MATTGLNTVVVIDDHPAIISGIEAWCGAAEPPVQVVDSGRTPAVAWTDPGLSADVIVFDLLLNGQVPAYPDLRRLVDAGRRVIVYTMREDRDTILTCLDLGALTCLAKTEGPGHLVPAIHAAGQNLPYTSPSMARAISTDARPDRPRLTPREVDVLVSWFACESKEMVARKLGLSVRTVNSYIDRVRIRYANAGRPASTKAALVARAIQDGLVRLDEL
- a CDS encoding alcohol dehydrogenase catalytic domain-containing protein, which produces MLAGRLHLAERALRMESVPVPEPRDGQVRIRVEAAGVCLSDVHLIDGTLTPLYLPGDVVTLGHEVAGVVDAFGDDVEGWEPGQRVLLQAGERDRRGTVLTRGVDYDGGWAEYAVASESTVVPIPDDLPFEQACVIPDAVSTPWAAVTDTARTRPGEAVGVWGVGGLGAHAVQLLRLVGAAPVIAVEPLAAARERAVALGADAVLDPADPAFRDAVLDLTGGRGLDVAFDFAGVTAVREQALTVLGRRGRLVLAGIANKPVTIASDSPFTYFQQAVLGHYGSEGEHVEQLVSLARQGRLDLAASISDVLPLADAQEAVRRVQTKQGNPIRLILRP
- a CDS encoding polyamine aminopropyltransferase translates to MGVRFEELAWRETPIGLISLRRRRDPQLDVEVYEVKLDDEFLMSSLFPVAEIELARLGLAPLSGQGLDVVVGGLGLGYTARTALSDERVGSLLVVEAIEDVIDWHRRELLPFAAGLAADPRTRFVRADFFAAVADGSGFDPREPGRRFHAVLLDVDHSPRNVLHPSHASFYTPDGLRRLAAHLHPDGVFALWSDDPPDPDFEAALSEVFRTARAHVVPFANPLTGGRSANTVYVAQR